A region of Phalacrocorax carbo chromosome 7, bPhaCar2.1, whole genome shotgun sequence DNA encodes the following proteins:
- the GPR17 gene encoding uracil nucleotide/cysteinyl leukotriene receptor, with protein MNGPADPSSLLFNCSNQSNFSLETSEQCGKETHLENILFATFYFLDFILAFVGNALALWLFIRDQKSGTPANIFLMHLAVADLSFVLVLPTRLVYHFSGNHWPFGEIPCRLTGFLFYLNMYASIYFLMCISVDRFLAIVHPVKSIKLRRSLYAHLACALLWVIVGVAMAPLLLSVQTVEMKNTTVCLQLYREKASHHALVSLAVAFTFPFVTTVTCYLLIIRSLKSGNRVEKHLKEKAIKMIIMVLMIFLICFVPYHVNRYIYILHYNGTKTSCETQRILALSNRITSCLTSLNGAFDPVMYFFVAEKFREALCSLFCVKTIVTLPQTYEGKTNESSLSAKSEL; from the coding sequence ATGAATGGCCCAGCAGATCCCTCAAGCCTACTCTTCAATTGCTCAAATCAATCAAATTTCTCTTTGGAAACATCAGAGCAATGTGGCAAAGAGACACACCTCGAGAACATCCTTTTTGCCACTTTCTACTTCCTGGACTTCATCCTGGCTTTTGTTGGCAATGCCCTGGCTCTTTGGCTCTTCATCCGGGACCAAAAGTCAGGCACACCTGCCAACATTTTCCTGATGCACCTAGCTGTGGCTGATCTGTCCTTTGTGCTGGTACTCCCCACCCGGCTGGTGTACCATTTTTCTGGTAATCACTGGCCATTTGGTGAGATCCCATGCAGACTCACTGGCTTCCTTTTTTACCTCAACATGTACGCCAGCATCTACTTCCTTATGTGTATCAGTGTTGACCGTTTCCTAGCCATTGTGCACCCTGTGAAGTCCATCAAGCTCCGCAGGTCCCTTTATGCCCATTTGGCATGTGCCCTTCTATGGGTTATAGTTGGTGTTGCAATGGCACCTCTGCTGCTCAGTGTGCAGACAGTTGAGATGAAAAACACAActgtctgcctgcagctctACAGAGAAAAGGCATCACACCATGCCCTTGTGTCCTTAGCAGTGGCATTCACCTTCCCATTCGTTACTACAGTGACTTGCTACTTATTAATCATCCGAAGCCTGAAGAGTGGGAACAGAGTTGAGAAAcacctgaaagaaaaagctatcaAAATGATCATCATGGTACTGATGATTTTTCTGATTTGCTTTGTACCTTATCATGTCAATCGCTACATTTATATTCTCCATTACAATGGGACCAAAACTTCCTGTGAAACACAGCGTATTCTAGCTCTCAGTAACCGCATCACTTCCTGCCTTACAAGTCTAAACGGTGCCTTTGATCCagtcatgtatttttttgtagCTGAGAAATTCCGTGAGGCTTTGTGCAGTCTCTTTTGTGTTAAGACGATTGTAACGTTGCCTCAAACATATGAGGGTAAGACAAATGAAAGTTCACTAAGTGCTAAATCTGAACTGTGA